Sequence from the Catenuloplanes indicus genome:
CGCGCTCGCCCGCGACCACGCCACCCCGTCCCAGGCCGCCCAGCTCGACCGCCTGATCGGCAACCCCGGGCTGGACACCCCCGGCGCCGCCACGCTCCGCGAGATCATCGTCGACACGGGCGCGCTCGCCCGTACCGAACGCATGATCCAGGTCCGCGCCGAGGCTGCCCACGCCGCGCTGGCCGCCGCACCCATCACGCCGGAGTCAGCCGCGGCCCTCACCGAACTCGCCCACCACGCCATCCACCGCCTGTCCTGACCGAACCCCTGCCCGGGTACGGTCCGCACCCCGCCGCCGGGCTGACCGCCCCCGGCCGGTCGCGCAGCACGAGGTCTTCCCGGCCGGCTGGCGCGTGCTGGTCCGGGTCGACCTCGCCGGTCCGGACCTGCGGATCGCGATCGAGTACGAGGGTGACCACCACCGCGACCCGGCCACGTTCCGCAACGACCTGCTGCGGGCGTGCCGCCTGGAGCAGTCCGGCTGGCTGGTGCTGCGCTTCACCGCGGACGACGTGTACCGGAGGCCGGCCGAGACGGTCCGGGCCGTCGCGACCGCTCGCCACCGGCGGCTCGCCGGATCGGGCGCCGCTCAGGGGGTTGCGGCGGTGCGGGTGAGCTCGACGCCGTAGAAGGTGCCGTGGATGACGAGGGTGTCGTCGCGACATTCGTAGGAGGAGGCGTCGTCGCTGACGGAGAGCGCGCGGGAGTTGTCGAGGTCGCCGTTGACGAGCAGCTTGGAGGTGCCGGTGGCGGCGACGTCGGTGGCGGCGAGCTTGCCGCCGGTGGTGGTGTACCGGCCGGTGACGCGGCCGGTGACGATGTGCTCCCAGAGGTCGTCGCGGACGGTGGCCCTGAACGGGCTGCCGCTGTAGACGATCTCGTAGCTGCCGTCCGGGCGGTACGTGTCGGTGCCGGTGTCGTAGCCGGTGAAGTCGGTCGGCTTGCCGTCGATGGTGTTCTCGATGACGTACTTCTGCTGCTTCCACACGCCGATCACGCACGGGTCCAGACCGGGGCTGATCGACGGGGAGGGGGACGGCCCGGCCAGGAACGGCCAGCGGCCGGTGGTGGCGGCGCGGACCGTGATCGAGGTGGCCACGGCCACGATGAGGACGCTGACGACGGCGATGGCGATCACCAGGCCGCGCCGGGCCGAGACGGCGGGTACGCCGGTGGCCGGTGCGGTACCGCCGGCGCCGGAGACCGGGCCCGGCTGATGTCCGGACGGCAGGGCCGCCCGGGGACCGGGTGTGCCGGCCTGGGCGGTCAGCGGCGCTGCCGCGTGCCCGGATGGCGGGGACGCCGGGTATCCGGCGGGCGGTGCTGCCGGTTGACCGGGCGCGGCTGAGGAACCGGCAGCCGGGGACGGTGGGTGCCCGGGTGCCTGTGGTTGTCCGAGCGGCCGTGGAAATCCGGGCGCCTGCGGATGTCCCAGCGCCTGCGGATATCCCGGCGGCTGAGGATGCGCCTGTGGCCGCCCGGGCGCCGGTGGCTGCGCCTGCCCGGGTGTCCGCGGGTATCCGGGCGTCTGGGGTCCTGGCGTCTGCGGGTGTCCGGGCGGTGGGGCCGAGGCGTGCGGGGCCGGTGAGTGACCGGCCGGCGGCGACACCGGCGAGTGGCTGCTCTGCGGCGGCACCGGCACGGACCGCGCCGGTGGCGTACCCGGTGGATGCCCCGCGGCCTGCTGCCGTGCGCCCGGTGGCTGCCGGGGCGGTGGGGTGACGGCGGCGGGGAGCGAGGCCGGGGTGGTGGCGTAGAGCGCGCCCTCCGCGACCACCAGTTCGGGCTGGTCGAGCAGGGTCGGGCGGACCCCCAGGCTCTGGTAGAGCAGCGCGGCGGTCAGCGGCATGCGGCTCGCGCCGCCGACCAGGAAGACGCCGGCCGGGGTGCCACCGGCGCCGGCCACCACGCGGCGGGTGGCGACCAGCGTGCGCTCCAGGATCGGGCGGGCGGCCTGGTCGAGCTGTTCGCGGCCGAGCGGCACCTCCTCGTCGAAGATCGGCACGTGCAGCACGGTGGAGGTGGCGCGGGACAGAACCTCTTTCGCGGTACGGGCGCCGTCCCACATGGTCCGGGCGGCGCGCCGGTCCGCGCGGGTGGCGGGGGCGGCGAGGCGCTGCCAGGCGGCCGGGTCGCGGGGCGCGAACGTGTGGGCGAGCAGCTCGACGACGGCGGCGTCGACGTCCGCGCCGCCGGTGTCGTCCAGGCCCTCGGAGGCGACCACGCGCAGCCCGTCCGGGTCGGCGCGGACCACGGAGACGTCGAACGTACCGGCGCCGAAGTCGTAGACCACGACCCGGCCGCCGGGCGGGATGCGGGCGGCGGCGCGGTGCACCACGTAACCGGCCGCGGCGACCGGCTCGGGCACCAGTGTGACCTCGGGGAAGACGGTGCGGGCCGCGGACTCCAGGCGTTGCCGGCGCTGCGCGGCCCAGGCGGCCGGGTGGGTGAGCACGACGGTGCCGACCGGGCGGCCGGCGACGCGGCCGGCCTCCGCGGCCACGTGCCCGAGCACGGTGGCGATCACCGACTCGACGGACGGCTGCGCGGTGCCGAGCAGCATCGTCTCCTCGTCGATGTGCCGTTTCGGGTGCGGCTCGTAGCCGGCCGGGTCGGTCTGCGCGGCGTGCTGGGCGTCGCGGCCGACGATCAGGCGGCCGGACGGGTCGGCCCAGACCGCGGACGGCAGCAGCGGAGATCCGTCGAACAGCAACGGCACGGGCGGGCGCCCGCCGACCGCGAGCATTCCCACGGTGTGCGAGGTGCCGAAGTCGATGCCGAGCCGCGCGGCCGCGTTCACATCGGACACGGTACGGCTTGCGCGCCACCCGCGGTGGACGGTCAGCAGCCGTTCGGGTCGATCGCGCGCATGATCCGGCCGGCGATGTCGCCGAGCTGGCGGACCTGGGCCTTGGTGGTCCGGTCGAAGACGAGCCGGCGCACCTCCGCGACGTGGCCGGGCGCGGTCGCGACGACCTTGTCCCAGCCCTCGCCGGTGAGGACCGCCAGCGTGTAGCGCCCGTCGGCCGGGTCGGGCGTCCGCCGTACCCACGCGCGTTTCTCCAGGCGGGACACCGCCTGCGAGAGGCGCGGCAGGGAACCCTCGCAGTGCGCGGCGAGCGTGCTCATCCGCATGGTGCGCTCGGGTGCCTCGGACAGGGCGGCGAGGATCAGGTATTCGAAGTGGCTGATCCCGGCGTCGCGCTGCAGCTGGGCGTCGAGCGCGGCGGGCAGCGCGAACAGCAGCGCGGCCGTCGTCCTCCACGACTCCAGCTCGTCGGCTCCGAGCCAGCGGGGTTCGTCCGTCACCGGCCCAGTATAACTTCACCGTTGAAGTGACCAGAACTTGCATGTTCAAGTCACGGCCGCTACGGTTCGCTTCACCGCTTAACTCATTTCGCGCTTTGGGGAATCATGAACATCGTTCTTTGGGTCATCGCCGCGCTGCTCGCGGCCGCATTTCTGATGGCGGGCGCGATGAAGGTGATCCAGCCGCGGGAGAGGCTGGTCGCGTCCGGCATGGCCTGGGCCGGGGATTTCCCGCCCGCCGTGGTCAAGGCGATCGGTGTGCTGGAGGTGCTGGGCGCGGCCGGGCTGATCCTGCCGGCGGTGACCGGCGTCGCGCCGATCGTAGTGCCGCTCGCCGCCACCGGCCTGGTCCTGATGATGGCCGGCGCGGTGATCGTGCACGTGCGCCGCGGTGAGTTCTCCATGATGGCGCCGAGCGTGGTGCTGCTGATCCTGGCCGCCGTGGTCGCCTGGGGCCGGTTCGGGCCGTACGCGTTCTGACCGGAGGTGGTCACGGTGCCACGACATCGTGACCACTTCTCCGCGAAGTCAGGTATGGGCATGCCTCGATCGCGAATCGGCGCTAGTGTCCCCTGCGGGGCACAGGCGGAATCGACGTGCATGGGGGCATGATGCTGCGACGAACGATCCTGATCGGCACCGTCATCCTGGCGATGCTGCTCACCGGCGCGCAGGGCGCGGCGGCACACGGCGGCGGGTTCACGCCCGGCGCACCCGGAACAGGCGATCCGTATTTCCCGCTCGACGGCAACGGCGGCTACGACGTCCGGCACTACGACCTCGACGTGCGCTACACACCGGCCACCGACGTGCTGGCCGGCACCGCGACGATCAGCGCGCGGGCCACGCAGAACCTCTCCGCGTTCAATCT
This genomic interval carries:
- a CDS encoding endonuclease domain-containing protein, which gives rise to MLVRVDLAGPDLRIAIEYEGDHHRDPATFRNDLLRACRLEQSGWLVLRFTADDVYRRPAETVRAVATARHRRLAGSGAAQGVAAVRVSSTP
- a CDS encoding Hsp70 family protein, whose protein sequence is MNAAARLGIDFGTSHTVGMLAVGGRPPVPLLFDGSPLLPSAVWADPSGRLIVGRDAQHAAQTDPAGYEPHPKRHIDEETMLLGTAQPSVESVIATVLGHVAAEAGRVAGRPVGTVVLTHPAAWAAQRRQRLESAARTVFPEVTLVPEPVAAAGYVVHRAAARIPPGGRVVVYDFGAGTFDVSVVRADPDGLRVVASEGLDDTGGADVDAAVVELLAHTFAPRDPAAWQRLAAPATRADRRAARTMWDGARTAKEVLSRATSTVLHVPIFDEEVPLGREQLDQAARPILERTLVATRRVVAGAGGTPAGVFLVGGASRMPLTAALLYQSLGVRPTLLDQPELVVAEGALYATTPASLPAAVTPPPRQPPGARQQAAGHPPGTPPARSVPVPPQSSHSPVSPPAGHSPAPHASAPPPGHPQTPGPQTPGYPRTPGQAQPPAPGRPQAHPQPPGYPQALGHPQAPGFPRPLGQPQAPGHPPSPAAGSSAAPGQPAAPPAGYPASPPSGHAAAPLTAQAGTPGPRAALPSGHQPGPVSGAGGTAPATGVPAVSARRGLVIAIAVVSVLIVAVATSITVRAATTGRWPFLAGPSPSPSISPGLDPCVIGVWKQQKYVIENTIDGKPTDFTGYDTGTDTYRPDGSYEIVYSGSPFRATVRDDLWEHIVTGRVTGRYTTTGGKLAATDVAATGTSKLLVNGDLDNSRALSVSDDASSYECRDDTLVIHGTFYGVELTRTAATP
- a CDS encoding MarR family winged helix-turn-helix transcriptional regulator — encoded protein: MTDEPRWLGADELESWRTTAALLFALPAALDAQLQRDAGISHFEYLILAALSEAPERTMRMSTLAAHCEGSLPRLSQAVSRLEKRAWVRRTPDPADGRYTLAVLTGEGWDKVVATAPGHVAEVRRLVFDRTTKAQVRQLGDIAGRIMRAIDPNGC
- a CDS encoding DoxX family protein, with amino-acid sequence MNIVLWVIAALLAAAFLMAGAMKVIQPRERLVASGMAWAGDFPPAVVKAIGVLEVLGAAGLILPAVTGVAPIVVPLAATGLVLMMAGAVIVHVRRGEFSMMAPSVVLLILAAVVAWGRFGPYAF